From Chryseotalea sp. WA131a:
TATTTGGCAAAAAGCGCCCATTGATTTGTACGATACCCGTACCATTGGCTCGACCAACGATTATGCAAAAACTGCCAATTCAGAAGTGGTGGTGATCACTTCTGGTTTGCCGCGCAAGCCCGGCATGACGCGCGATGACTTGATCGGCACCAATGCAGGAATTGTAAAGTCGGTAACCGAAAATGTGGTGAAGTACTCACCCAATGCCATCATTATTGTAGTGTCCAATCCATTGGATGTGATGACGTACCAAGCACACATTACTTCCAAACTTCCACGCACACGCGTGATGGGTATGGCGGGTATTTTGGATACGGCCCGTTATCGTGCTTTTTTGGCCGAGGCGTTGAACGTTTCCCCTAAAGATATTCAAGCGATGTTGTTGGGTGGCCATGGCGATACAATGGTGCCACTTCCTCGCTACACTACTGTGGGCGGCATTCCGGTAACGGAATTGATTGCGAAAGATAAATTGAACGCCATTATTGAGCGCACCAAAGTAGGCGGTGGTGAGTTGGTAAAACTGATGGGCACGTCTGCGTGGTATGCCCCGGGCTCGGCTGCCGCACAAATGGTGGAAGCAATTGTGCGCGATCAACGCAGAGTGTTGCCTGTATGTATGCAACTAGATGGCGAATACGGGATCAAAAATTGTTACTTGGGCGTGCCCGTAATCTTGGGCAAAAACGGTATCGAAAAAGTGATTGAATTGGAGTTGAATGCCGAAGAGAAAGCGCTCTTGGAAACCAGCCGCCAGCATGTGACGGAGGTGATGGAAGTATTGGAGAAGTTGGGGAAATAACGAATTAGTTTTTTAGCAAAAAGGCACAAAGACGTCAACGTTTTTGTGCCTTTGTTTTTTTATGTGATTTTTCTTCGAGATCAAAGAACTATTTGGTATGCTTTCCTCATCCCACTAATCAGTAAACTCCAGGTAAAATGTTCAAAATCGCCTTTACGATACTTCTCAGCATTCAACTGGGGTATTCACAAATTACCGTAAAAGGAAAAGTAGTCAGTCAAACGGATCAGAAGCCTATTGCCTACGTCAATGTTGGAATAGTAAACACCGGGTTCGGGACGATTTCCAACGAAGATGGTTCGTTCTCACTGCAAGTGCCCCAACTCAATTTGAAAGACACGCTTCGTTTTTCTGGAATTGGGTATGGTAAAAGAAGTATTCCGATTCAATCATTTCTCACAAAAGACGTCATCGTTTATTTGAAGGAACACGTTACACAATTGAACGAAGTCACCGTCACCTCAAAAAAAGAAAAGAACAAAACGTTTGAATTGGGAAATAGAAAGTCGCGAGGGGGAACACTTGAAACCGACACGATTTATGCAGGTTCGGCAACGGCTCTCTTGATTGAAAACAAAAATCCCGTACAAAAAGGCTTTTCATTTCCAGTTTACTTACAAAGTGCAAGCATCCGGATTTTCAGAAACAATTTGCCAGCCTTCAAAATGCGCGTTCGGCTGTATTCAGTTGATAAAATTACAAAATCGCCTGATGAAGACCTTCTAAAAAAAAGCGTTGTAGTTGAATCGACCATGCGAAATGGTTGGTTGACGTTTGACCTTTCTGAATTTCAGTATCTAATCAAGGAACCTTTCTTTATCGCCTTTGAGCAAATTCTTACCAAAACCGATAGAGCCCAGGTTGCAAAAGGCTACCAAGACTTTATCAAAAAGCACCCCGACCGGTTGCGCATTGACACGGTTGTCTTTGAGGGTAAAAAGCAAGTGCGGCAGCGAGTGGGGATGAGTGGTATTGACTTGCCCGGAACATTTATTGGAATAGCTCCGGGCGAAGCGGCCAGCAAATTATATAGCTGCTTTACTCGAAACACGAGCTTTGACAAGTGGGAAAAAGTGCGCGGGACTTTAGCTGCCACTGTAACGGTGAGCAACCAGCCTCCAGCCTCCCAAGCAGTTTCCACTATCGCGCCAGAAAAGCCTTGCCAAGAAAGCAGTGCGGCATGTGCCGCCATAGAAGATTGCAACAATTTTTTAGGCGAATCAAACGTAAATGGTTTGCAGCTTTGCGTAAGCATAAAAGGCAAAATAAAACTATCGCGAGGGTTTGGATTGGCTGACGTTGAAAACAAACTGCCAGTAACCCCTAACACTCGCTTTCGCATCAACAGTGTATCAAAAGCGGTAACCTCGGCCGCGCTGATAAAACTGTTATCTGAAAATAAATTGGATTTGGATGCGCCTATACAAAAATACATTCCTTCATTTCCATTGAAGAAATATTCATTTACTACTCGCCAACTGGCTGGACACTTGGCTGGTATTCGAGATTACCACGAAAATGACTTGAGCGACTTAGTTCGTACCGAACATTATGAAACGGCCACTCAAGCTATCAAGATTTTTGAAAATGATAGCTTGCTGTTTAAGCCTGGCTCACAATTCCACTATTCTACATTTGGTTGGAATTTGATTGGAGCCGTGATTGAAGGCGCGAGCGGCCAAAACTATTTGGATTACATGCAGGAACATATATGGAAGCCAATGGCAATGATGAATACGGGTGGTGATGACAACACCAAAAACATTTCCGAAAGAAGTAAGTTTTATGACGCCACGGGAGAAGAGAATAACTATGGTGATTTTAGCTACAAGTACCCAGGCGGTGGACTTTTATCAACAGCCGAAGATTTAGTAAAATTTGGCAATGAATTATTATATGGTAATACGCTCAATCCCACGCTGACCAAAAAGCTATTTGAAACACAATTTACTTCATGGAATAAGGTAACTGACTATGGAATGGGTTGGTACATTGGGAAGGATAAGAATGGCCATCGCATTTGGTACCACGCAGGCGATATGTTGAGCAGCAGTTCATATTTAATTATCTATCCGGACGATGACATCGTTATTGCTTTCTTGGCCAATTCACAAGAAGGAGTTTTGTTTGATATGGAGAAGATTGGGGAGATGTTTTATACCAGATAACGGAAATATCTTTTTCATCTTTTAAAAGAATCAATTGGGTTAAGATAAAACATTTTCTTCCAACCCTGCTGAGATCCATCAATTCTCCAAACATAAGGTATCAAAGTCACGATTGAATAATGGAGATGTGGCTGTTTTCCTATTGCATTGCCAGTAGTGCCTACCGTTCCCAACTTCTCACCAACGCTTAAACACGAAAACGAACTCGTAGATATATTCTCCAGATGTGCAAAGTAATGCACCTTCCACTTTGGCCCGAGCAGCAACACCACATTGCCGCCAAGCAGAATATTGCCTGTGTACAAAACTATACCAGAAGTTGAGGCTATTACTGGCGTTCCCTGCTTAGCAAAGATATCAACCCCTTTGTGCGTGCCCGACTTTCCCCACGGATAATACCAATACGAATTAGGGTGATAGCTTTTGGAATTCGCTCCTTCCACCGGCATGTTAAAATTTTCTGGAATCAAAAAGCCAATGGCGAGAAATAAGATCAGTGAAAAAATAAGCTTATGTCTGGTCTTAAATCTTGACATCGCTCAACCTTTCTTCCCCACATACAAAACCTCCTTGCGCTCTACGCCAAAATACGTTGCCTTTTCTTCCGTGAGGTCGGCTGCGAATGTATTTTGTGTAGCATGCAGTCCGGCTTGTTCTATTCTTTTGGAATAGTCTTTTCCAAACTTGCGCACATGGTCATCTTGGCCGAAGGCTTTTTCGCGGGCGCGTGGGTCGGTGATGGAGTTGTCTTCGAATGTCACTTCTGGAATGGGATGAAAAAAAGGAACTTGCAAAATGGCCCAGCCACCTGGCTTTAGCACACGGTTGATTTCGCTCATGGCTTTGATGTCGTTTTGCACATGCTCCAACACGTGGTTGCACAGCACGGCATCAAAATGATTTTCACCAAACGGTATTTGATGGATGTCCATCTTTACTTTGGCTAGAGGAGATTCTATATCTGCTGTGATGTAGCCCTCACCATGCAGCTTCTCGAAAGGTTTCATAAAGCAAGGTTCGGGTGCGATGTGCAGCACCTTCAATTTTGCAGAAAAGAAATTCGTTTTATCGCGCAGGTAAAGCCAAATCAACCGGTGGCGCTCTAAACTTAAACAATTAGGACAAAGTGCGTTTGGTCGGGGATTGATTCTGCCATACGGCAAGAACGAGCGGTATGGATGGTTGCAGATGGGGCACTCTACATTTTTGCCTGCATAAAAAATACCCAATACTTTTAGGCCAATACCACTGAGCCGCTGCAAATATTTTCGGGGCACAAAGCGAATGACCCACGCGATAACTTTTTTCATTGGGGGCAAAGATAGTGGTTATGGGAAGTAAGAAGGAATGTAAATTGGGAGATGCCTAAATTTTTGTAGGAATTCCTTCAGTGTTGTCCATGATATCAAGATTAAGCTTACTTGCTATTTTTTTCATTTCGTGAATCAAATCATTCTTGTTCTCTTTGGTCATCAAATGTATTTTATCGTTCTCAGAAAATTTCAAATATCCATCAAAAACTTCTTTTTGAATAGTGGTTGACCTTGCTCGCGAGTTCATGGTTTGAGTCACTTTACTTTTTATGATGGATAGATAATCGATGGATTCAAACTTTTCTTTTTCACCGTGCTTCATTCCCAAAATCCACAAATAATCATGATAAAGCTTATCATCAAAATCAATTGTCAATCGATAATGAGTGGTGAATATTATTAAGGGTATCTCTAAAAACCCTACGAAATTATCTATAAATTTTGTTTCTTGAGAAAAAGGAGAAAATAGATGAAAAATAAATCGAGAGGATTATTTGATGAGCAGTTTCGGTTGGATAAAATCGGTAAGCAAAACGATCCATTGTTAAAATTGCAAGCCCACATTGACTTTGGGATTTTCCGCAAACCCTTGGAGGCACATTTTGAATCGGGAAAAGACAGAAGCCAAGGCGGTCGCCCTTCCTTTGATTATCTGATGATGTTCAAAATATTGATTTTGCAGCGCTATTATAATTTAAGCGATGACGGCACGGAATATGCGATTTTAGATCGTTTATCGTTCATGCGTTTTTTAGGGTTGACCATATCTGATACGGTGCCCGATGCCAAAACAATCTGGAACTTTAAAAATGAACTTGCCAAAGGCAAGATGGTGGAGAAATTGTTTTCCTTGCTGGATAAAACCTTGAGCCAACGGGGTGTAATTCTTAACAAAGGCCGAATGATAGATGCCTCCATTGTGGAAGTCCCTATTCAACGAAACAGCCGCGATGAGAACCAACAACTCAATGAGGGGATTATTCCCCCAGATTGGAAAGATAAAGAAAACAAGCTACGCCAGAAAGATATTGATGCCAAATGGGTTACGCACAATGGAAAAAGTTACTATGGGTATAAAGACCATGTGAAAGCCGATGCGCGCACCAAACTCATTACGGGTTATAAGGTAACCCCTGCCAATGTTCACGATAGTGAAATGATTGGACCATTGATTGACAAAAGGGATCGCGGACAAAAAGTATATGCTGATAGTGCTTATCGGAGTGAGAAAATTGAAAAAGAGTTGAACGGAAAAAATATGACCTCCATGATCCATGAAAAAGGATACCGCAATAAACCCCTTACCAATGCGCAGCAAAAGCGCAACAAGAAGAAATCAAAGACAAGGGCAAGAGTGGAGCACATTTTTGGGTTCATGACCAACTCGATGAACCGAATGTATATCCGATGCCGAAACTTTGTGAGGGCCAAAGCAACGATTGGTTTAATGAACCTCACCTACAATTTGTTCAGGCTAACGCAGATAAAAGTGAACTTGAATGGCCGATAGTTTGACCAAATGGTCAATCATCATCCTGCCAAGGGTGAAAAGAAAAAGTCAAAAGAGCCCTTAATCACTATTTTTTAAGATTGCAAAGAAAAAATTCGATAAACTAGGAAGTGAAAAAATTTAAAACGGGTTTTTAGAGATGCCCTTAATTGACTCGTAATCTTAACCCTCATTACTAACACGCATCTATAAAGATAATATTTTTTATTAATTGGACACATTAATTCAATATAAAGTTGGAATGCAGATTGGCTCTTTTGCTTGCTTTGGTCTCGCGTGGAAAGTGCGGCAAGCAAATGTGCCAATGTTCGAAGCGCTGAATCTGTCCCGCGGCATTGTGCATAACGTTTCATGCTTAAGTCAGTAGCGGGATTTTGAAACTGCGTCCTGTCCCGCAAGCACAACTAAATTTAAGTAAACGAAACGAACTTGCCAACACGTCACCCCGCTATTGCATAAGCATAGTGTTGTGGGTAGTGCTTTCACTCACAATATTTTTTTAAGGCATCTAATATCATCGGTTTATTGTCGCCAAGCTCTAAACCTTTCTTTAGGTCAGAGCATATTTTTATTTTCTCCTCTTGAGGTATTTCTACTTTGTCCTTTGCTGCTAAAACTGTAACTCCACTATTTTTACTCAAAGTTCTTCTGTCTTTGAATTCATACTTCCTAAGTCTCGCAAAAGCTCGGTTGCTCAACGATTCCATGTACATTGGTTCGAGATCAACCGCTTTATCATAATCCTTTATCGCTTCGTCAAACTTGAAATTGTATAGATATGCTGTCCCACGATGAAAATATGCGTCACTATAATTTGGATTAATTTCAATTGCTTTCTCATAAGACTTTATTGCGCCTTGATAATTCTCCTCGTTAAACATTTTAATTCCGCTCGACAAATATTTGTGAAACTTGTCATCTTCCTTGGTCGCGCCTATTACTTCGCCTAGTTTAAAACTTGTCTGCCGCTTGAGTTGGCCTGTCGAATACCACTCTTTCCAAAGCCCATCGTCTTTTCCATTCACGAAATTTCCTTCCTGATGAAGTGTCCCGTTCATAAAGTACTCTTTAGATTCTCCTGTTTCACCGCCATTGACATAATGAGTAAAATAACTCAAATTTCCATTTGGGTAATAAACATTTCTTCGACCTTCAAGTACACCATCTTTCAGCGTTCCGTCCCCTTGTTTTTTTCCATTGAAAAAATAGTCAATGAATTGTCCAGAATAAGGAGAAGCCGATTTGGAGAGATACCATTTTCCGCCTTTCCTCTCCATTTGCTTCGTGTCGGAATTCTCTTTACTTCCTCTGGTCGCTTGAAGAACTCCTTAGTTATAATGAAAATAATTTTGTCAATGTCGTTGTAACCGTGCTTTGCAATTTCTTCCTTTTTTGTCACGACCGTCAGAGTTTCAATATCCGTCTCGGCAAGTGTTCCTTCTTTCGGGTCAGGATCTTTTAGCACGGGAATAGAGTCCACGATATACAAGACCTTCTCTGACCCTTGGCCATAAGTTGTCAAGGTGAAAATTGTCAAAGTAAAAATTATTAGTCCCTTCATTAGATGTCTACATTTTCTTGAAAGCATTACCCACAACGTGAGTATTTGCGTTCGAGCGGGGCTTTCGAAGCCGCGTGGTGTCCCCGACACTGAACGCATTAAAGATACGAAAACGTTGGATTACGCGTCAACCCCGCTTGAAGCAAATACAGTTGTTGTGTGTAGTGCCGCATTAACTCACTTTTATTCGTGGACGTCTCTTTTGACTTTTTTTAATTCGGTCAATCATGTTTGCTTTTTTTAATTTGTCCGCCTTAATAAAGTCGCTAATCATTTTTCTTTCTTTCTCTGTCAGTGGTCTAGGGTCAACTACAAAGTCTACGTTTAAAGGTTCTTTAATCAGTCCCATATGTCAGTCGTTAAAGTATTTGTCAATAAGTCTTAATGAAGTCTCGGGTGTAATAACCATAAGAGTCCCTCCAAAGTGAACGGCA
This genomic window contains:
- a CDS encoding class I SAM-dependent methyltransferase, with the protein product MKKVIAWVIRFVPRKYLQRLSGIGLKVLGIFYAGKNVECPICNHPYRSFLPYGRINPRPNALCPNCLSLERHRLIWLYLRDKTNFFSAKLKVLHIAPEPCFMKPFEKLHGEGYITADIESPLAKVKMDIHQIPFGENHFDAVLCNHVLEHVQNDIKAMSEINRVLKPGGWAILQVPFFHPIPEVTFEDNSITDPRAREKAFGQDDHVRKFGKDYSKRIEQAGLHATQNTFAADLTEEKATYFGVERKEVLYVGKKG
- a CDS encoding IS5 family transposase, with product MKNKSRGLFDEQFRLDKIGKQNDPLLKLQAHIDFGIFRKPLEAHFESGKDRSQGGRPSFDYLMMFKILILQRYYNLSDDGTEYAILDRLSFMRFLGLTISDTVPDAKTIWNFKNELAKGKMVEKLFSLLDKTLSQRGVILNKGRMIDASIVEVPIQRNSRDENQQLNEGIIPPDWKDKENKLRQKDIDAKWVTHNGKSYYGYKDHVKADARTKLITGYKVTPANVHDSEMIGPLIDKRDRGQKVYADSAYRSEKIEKELNGKNMTSMIHEKGYRNKPLTNAQQKRNKKKSKTRARVEHIFGFMTNSMNRMYIRCRNFVRAKATIGLMNLTYNLFRLTQIKVNLNGR
- a CDS encoding tetratricopeptide repeat protein codes for the protein MERKGGKWYLSKSASPYSGQFIDYFFNGKKQGDGTLKDGVLEGRRNVYYPNGNLSYFTHYVNGGETGESKEYFMNGTLHQEGNFVNGKDDGLWKEWYSTGQLKRQTSFKLGEVIGATKEDDKFHKYLSSGIKMFNEENYQGAIKSYEKAIEINPNYSDAYFHRGTAYLYNFKFDEAIKDYDKAVDLEPMYMESLSNRAFARLRKYEFKDRRTLSKNSGVTVLAAKDKVEIPQEEKIKICSDLKKGLELGDNKPMILDALKKYCE
- a CDS encoding serine hydrolase, translated to MFKIAFTILLSIQLGYSQITVKGKVVSQTDQKPIAYVNVGIVNTGFGTISNEDGSFSLQVPQLNLKDTLRFSGIGYGKRSIPIQSFLTKDVIVYLKEHVTQLNEVTVTSKKEKNKTFELGNRKSRGGTLETDTIYAGSATALLIENKNPVQKGFSFPVYLQSASIRIFRNNLPAFKMRVRLYSVDKITKSPDEDLLKKSVVVESTMRNGWLTFDLSEFQYLIKEPFFIAFEQILTKTDRAQVAKGYQDFIKKHPDRLRIDTVVFEGKKQVRQRVGMSGIDLPGTFIGIAPGEAASKLYSCFTRNTSFDKWEKVRGTLAATVTVSNQPPASQAVSTIAPEKPCQESSAACAAIEDCNNFLGESNVNGLQLCVSIKGKIKLSRGFGLADVENKLPVTPNTRFRINSVSKAVTSAALIKLLSENKLDLDAPIQKYIPSFPLKKYSFTTRQLAGHLAGIRDYHENDLSDLVRTEHYETATQAIKIFENDSLLFKPGSQFHYSTFGWNLIGAVIEGASGQNYLDYMQEHIWKPMAMMNTGGDDNTKNISERSKFYDATGEENNYGDFSYKYPGGGLLSTAEDLVKFGNELLYGNTLNPTLTKKLFETQFTSWNKVTDYGMGWYIGKDKNGHRIWYHAGDMLSSSSYLIIYPDDDIVIAFLANSQEGVLFDMEKIGEMFYTR
- the mdh gene encoding malate dehydrogenase translates to MKITVVGAGNVGATCADVLAYKEIANEIVLVDIREGFAEGKALDIWQKAPIDLYDTRTIGSTNDYAKTANSEVVVITSGLPRKPGMTRDDLIGTNAGIVKSVTENVVKYSPNAIIIVVSNPLDVMTYQAHITSKLPRTRVMGMAGILDTARYRAFLAEALNVSPKDIQAMLLGGHGDTMVPLPRYTTVGGIPVTELIAKDKLNAIIERTKVGGGELVKLMGTSAWYAPGSAAAQMVEAIVRDQRRVLPVCMQLDGEYGIKNCYLGVPVILGKNGIEKVIELELNAEEKALLETSRQHVTEVMEVLEKLGK
- a CDS encoding M23 family metallopeptidase codes for the protein MPVEGANSKSYHPNSYWYYPWGKSGTHKGVDIFAKQGTPVIASTSGIVLYTGNILLGGNVVLLLGPKWKVHYFAHLENISTSSFSCLSVGEKLGTVGTTGNAIGKQPHLHYSIVTLIPYVWRIDGSQQGWKKMFYLNPIDSFKR